From Arachis stenosperma cultivar V10309 chromosome 2, arast.V10309.gnm1.PFL2, whole genome shotgun sequence, one genomic window encodes:
- the LOC130962058 gene encoding uncharacterized protein LOC130962058 isoform X1, giving the protein MMADKNQRYLLVLTPERICGIDTMKLITPEEEETVNWENLPPFPFDFSVDLPRICKYALELDSKIHLVGGCQYYFKYHPCHRGAFQSSKKVFELDLDKKEVEESKSIDDAPRNFDTQFITCYKVRSDYYFIATGGFAPVEHPPHLFSVLRSGTKVWECLPDAPGHPDMWSGSWVVNNSWFDFYGKLYLRLCLNDGRVFIHYYDTDNPHKGWTKSEGDNSFTGSFCVPVGSDGQRHFFHPTVHIPDLVDPGKYLALSCERIGGKKVICAFQVDELGVLIFQRLDGCLDRMPSFYRELDSMISCNCEKTPVLVDLDGKGTFLVMLPGFAKGRIQVVCMLVLQVIAKKVVSHPSRILRRSVGSPMECDFLDWKVLSMHMYSMKEVIEDWSIVSIFPGIPCDEATVYEVPRRGKRKYSQI; this is encoded by the exons ATGATGGCGGATAAGAATCAACGATACCTTTTGGTGCTAACGCCTGAAAGGATCTGCGGCATCGACACCATGAAATTGATAACACCCGAGGAGGAGGAGACTGTGAATTGGGAAAATCTACCTCCGTTTCCCTTTGATTTCAGCGTGGATCTTCCACGGATCTGCAAGTACGCTTTGGAGTTGGATTCCAAGATTCATCTCGTTGGAGGTTGCCAATATTACTTCAAATATCATCCATGTCATCGTGGTGCTTTTCAATCTTCCAAAAAAGTCTTCGAACTAGACCTTGACAAGAAGGAGGTGGAGGAGTCGAAATCAATCGATGATGCTCCAAGGAATTTTGATACCCAGTTCATAACTTGTTACAAAGTTAGAAGTGATTATTATTTCATAGCGACGGGTGGTTTCGCACCCGTGGAGCATCCTCCTCATTTATTTTCGGTTCTACGCTCCGGAACCAAGGTTTGGGAATGCTTGCCTGATGCTCCTGGTCATCCTGACATGTGGTCGGGTTCCTGGGTAGTTAACAATTCATGGTTCGACTTCTATGGTAAGCTATACCTCCGACTCTGTTTGAATGATGGAAGAGTTTTTATCCACTATTATGACACAGATAACCCACACAAGGGCTGGACAAAGAGTGAGGGTGACAACAGTTTTACGGGTTCTTTTTGTGTTCCAGTGGGTTCCGATGGCCAGCGTCACTTCTTTCATCCTACTGTGCATATTCCAG ATCTGGTTGATCCTGGCAAATACCTGGCACTTTCGTGCGAACGGATTGGAGGAAAAAAAGTGATATGTGCTTTCCAGGTGGATGAATTGGGTGTCCTTATCTTTCAAAGGCTTGACGGCTGTTTAGATAGAATGCCATCCTTCTATCGTGAGTTAGATAGCATGATATCCTGCAATTGTGAGAAAACGCCTGTGCTTGTTGATCTTGATGGCAAAGGCACGTTTCTTGTTATGTTACCTGGCTTTGCAAAGGGCCGGATCCAAGTCGTCTGCATGTTGGTTCTTCAAGTCATTGCAAAGAAGGTTGTATCCCATCCCTCCCGGATCCTCCGGAGATCTGTGGGCTCCCCAATGGAGTGTGATTTCTTAGATTGGAAGGTCCTTAGCATGCACATGTACAGCATGAAGGAGGTCATCGAGGATTGGTCTATTGTCTCTATTTTCCCTGGCATCCCTTGCGATGAAGCCACTGTGTACGAGGTTCCAAGGAGAGGGAAAAGAAAATACAGCCAAATTTGA
- the LOC130962058 gene encoding uncharacterized protein LOC130962058 isoform X2 has product MMADKNQRYLLVLTPERICGIDTMKLITPEEEETVNWENLPPFPFDFSVDLPRICKYALELDSKIHLVGGCQYYFKYHPCHRGAFQSSKKVFELDLDKKEVEESKSIDDAPRNFDTQFITCYKVRSDYYFIATGGFAPVEHPPHLFSVLRSGTKVWECLPDAPGHPDMWSGSWVVNNSWFDFYDNPHKGWTKSEGDNSFTGSFCVPVGSDGQRHFFHPTVHIPDLVDPGKYLALSCERIGGKKVICAFQVDELGVLIFQRLDGCLDRMPSFYRELDSMISCNCEKTPVLVDLDGKGTFLVMLPGFAKGRIQVVCMLVLQVIAKKVVSHPSRILRRSVGSPMECDFLDWKVLSMHMYSMKEVIEDWSIVSIFPGIPCDEATVYEVPRRGKRKYSQI; this is encoded by the exons ATGATGGCGGATAAGAATCAACGATACCTTTTGGTGCTAACGCCTGAAAGGATCTGCGGCATCGACACCATGAAATTGATAACACCCGAGGAGGAGGAGACTGTGAATTGGGAAAATCTACCTCCGTTTCCCTTTGATTTCAGCGTGGATCTTCCACGGATCTGCAAGTACGCTTTGGAGTTGGATTCCAAGATTCATCTCGTTGGAGGTTGCCAATATTACTTCAAATATCATCCATGTCATCGTGGTGCTTTTCAATCTTCCAAAAAAGTCTTCGAACTAGACCTTGACAAGAAGGAGGTGGAGGAGTCGAAATCAATCGATGATGCTCCAAGGAATTTTGATACCCAGTTCATAACTTGTTACAAAGTTAGAAGTGATTATTATTTCATAGCGACGGGTGGTTTCGCACCCGTGGAGCATCCTCCTCATTTATTTTCGGTTCTACGCTCCGGAACCAAGGTTTGGGAATGCTTGCCTGATGCTCCTGGTCATCCTGACATGTGGTCGGGTTCCTGGGTAGTTAACAATTCATGGTTCGACTTCTATG ATAACCCACACAAGGGCTGGACAAAGAGTGAGGGTGACAACAGTTTTACGGGTTCTTTTTGTGTTCCAGTGGGTTCCGATGGCCAGCGTCACTTCTTTCATCCTACTGTGCATATTCCAG ATCTGGTTGATCCTGGCAAATACCTGGCACTTTCGTGCGAACGGATTGGAGGAAAAAAAGTGATATGTGCTTTCCAGGTGGATGAATTGGGTGTCCTTATCTTTCAAAGGCTTGACGGCTGTTTAGATAGAATGCCATCCTTCTATCGTGAGTTAGATAGCATGATATCCTGCAATTGTGAGAAAACGCCTGTGCTTGTTGATCTTGATGGCAAAGGCACGTTTCTTGTTATGTTACCTGGCTTTGCAAAGGGCCGGATCCAAGTCGTCTGCATGTTGGTTCTTCAAGTCATTGCAAAGAAGGTTGTATCCCATCCCTCCCGGATCCTCCGGAGATCTGTGGGCTCCCCAATGGAGTGTGATTTCTTAGATTGGAAGGTCCTTAGCATGCACATGTACAGCATGAAGGAGGTCATCGAGGATTGGTCTATTGTCTCTATTTTCCCTGGCATCCCTTGCGATGAAGCCACTGTGTACGAGGTTCCAAGGAGAGGGAAAAGAAAATACAGCCAAATTTGA